One window of Desulfarculus baarsii DSM 2075 genomic DNA carries:
- a CDS encoding ketopantoate reductase family protein, with amino-acid sequence MHVAVVGPGAMGLLFACRLSQAGAAVTLIDHRPERAARVAAQGVTIEDETGQSTLAIDITADPAALAKADLALVCVKAHGTAQVAATLAKHLDARARALTFQNGAGNVEALTQALGPERVLGGITSEGATVLGPGRVRHAGRGQTHIGPAEGPPDAYCGQAADLLARAGFAVSQVEGVQNLIWTKLIINVGINALTAILDAPNGRLLDLPSARRLMDLAVDEALGVGLAYGVRFLHQDMPQAVRDVARRTAKNVSSMRADVQNKRPTEVEFINGAVCRMGQEKGLATPINQTLTLLVKAIEENQQPA; translated from the coding sequence ATGCATGTGGCAGTGGTGGGGCCCGGAGCCATGGGCCTGTTGTTCGCCTGCCGCCTGAGCCAGGCCGGAGCGGCGGTGACGCTGATCGACCACCGGCCCGAACGGGCGGCGCGGGTAGCCGCCCAGGGCGTGACCATCGAGGACGAAACCGGCCAGTCGACCCTGGCCATCGACATAACCGCCGACCCGGCCGCCCTGGCCAAGGCCGATCTGGCCCTGGTCTGCGTCAAGGCCCACGGCACGGCCCAGGTGGCCGCAACCTTGGCCAAACACCTTGACGCGCGGGCCAGGGCCCTGACCTTCCAGAACGGCGCGGGCAACGTGGAGGCCCTGACCCAGGCCTTGGGGCCGGAGCGCGTGTTGGGCGGCATCACCAGCGAGGGGGCCACGGTGCTGGGCCCGGGCCGCGTGCGTCACGCCGGCCGGGGCCAGACGCACATCGGACCGGCCGAGGGCCCGCCCGACGCCTATTGCGGCCAGGCGGCCGATTTGCTGGCCCGGGCCGGCTTCGCCGTCAGCCAGGTCGAGGGCGTGCAAAACCTGATCTGGACCAAGCTGATCATCAACGTGGGCATCAACGCCCTGACGGCCATCCTCGACGCGCCCAACGGCCGCTTGCTGGATCTGCCATCGGCCCGGCGGCTGATGGATCTGGCCGTGGACGAGGCCCTGGGCGTGGGCCTGGCTTATGGCGTGCGCTTCTTGCATCAGGACATGCCCCAGGCCGTGCGTGACGTGGCCCGGCGCACGGCCAAGAACGTCAGCTCCATGCGCGCCGACGTGCAAAACAAGCGACCCACCGAGGTCGAGTTCATCAACGGCGCGGTCTGCCGCATGGGCCAGGAAAAGGGCCTGGCCACGCCGATCAACCAGACGTTGACGCTTTTGGTCAAGGCCAT
- the panB gene encoding 3-methyl-2-oxobutanoate hydroxymethyltransferase, which translates to MSQKKVTISDLYQKKAEGRKVTMLTGYDYPTALVLDQAGVDSVLVGDSLGMVCLGYESTVPVTMDEMIHHVKAVRRGLKRALLIADMPFLSYQISPEQAVLNAGRFMKEGGAEMVKLEGGAEMAPTVEAITRAGIPVCAHIGLTPQSVSKLGGYKVQGKDVAGAQKLIDDAKALQGAGADMIVFECIPSPLAAAITKASSMITIGIGGGADCDGQVLVYHDIMGLSGRRVPKMAKQYLDLFGQLSQAVSQYCQEVAGQSFPAEEHGFPMDPAVVAQLKF; encoded by the coding sequence ATGAGCCAGAAAAAGGTTACGATTTCCGACCTCTACCAGAAAAAGGCCGAAGGCCGCAAAGTCACCATGCTCACCGGTTACGACTACCCGACCGCCCTGGTCCTCGACCAGGCCGGCGTGGACAGCGTGTTGGTGGGCGACAGCCTGGGCATGGTCTGCCTGGGCTACGAGTCCACCGTGCCCGTGACCATGGACGAGATGATCCATCACGTCAAGGCCGTGCGGCGGGGACTCAAGCGGGCGCTGCTGATCGCCGACATGCCCTTCCTGAGCTATCAGATCTCGCCCGAGCAGGCGGTGCTCAACGCCGGCCGTTTCATGAAGGAAGGCGGCGCCGAGATGGTCAAGCTCGAAGGCGGCGCCGAGATGGCCCCCACGGTGGAAGCCATCACGCGGGCGGGCATTCCCGTCTGCGCCCACATCGGGCTCACGCCCCAGAGCGTCTCCAAGCTGGGCGGCTACAAGGTCCAGGGCAAGGACGTGGCCGGCGCGCAAAAGCTCATCGACGACGCCAAGGCCCTGCAAGGGGCCGGGGCCGACATGATCGTTTTCGAGTGCATCCCCTCGCCGTTGGCCGCGGCCATCACCAAGGCCAGTTCGATGATCACCATCGGCATCGGCGGCGGGGCCGACTGCGACGGTCAGGTGCTGGTCTACCACGACATCATGGGCCTCTCTGGCCGCCGCGTGCCCAAGATGGCCAAGCAATACCTCGATCTCTTTGGCCAACTGAGCCAGGCGGTCAGCCAATATTGCCAGGAAGTGGCCGGACAATCCTTCCCCGCCGAGGAGCATGGCTTCCCCATGGACCCGGCCGTGGTCGCCCAACTGAAATTTTAG